A genomic window from Salvia miltiorrhiza cultivar Shanhuang (shh) chromosome 5, IMPLAD_Smil_shh, whole genome shotgun sequence includes:
- the LOC131024870 gene encoding mediator of RNA polymerase II transcription subunit 30-like isoform X2, whose amino-acid sequence MEEKHSTMSSSPTSSNYSHKTTQELAVEGQKHLEETIQSAFLILSAMNDELCNAALWSNTSSSASAALPGGTNPGGGPASMNNGHHDVSSDSSSASSSASASQSHTQHHNSFEIGGGALDEARLQYKASIASLRSVLLAISNAQKVKSSESVLTSSGSVADQTEIEKLEEQASILRTELAEKNKYLKILIDQLRGLLGDISTWQSPCTV is encoded by the exons ATGGAAGAGAAGCACTCAACGATGAGTTCCTCCCCAACATCAAGCAATTACTCTCACAAGACCACTCAAGAGCTCGCCGTCGAAGGCCAGAAGCACCTCGAGGAGACGATCCAATCCGCCTTCTTAATCCTCTCCGCCATGAACGACGAGCTCTGCAACGCTGCGCTTTGGTCCAACACATCgtcctccgcctccgccgcaCTTCCTGGCGGCACTAATCCCGGCGGTGGTCCCGCTAGCATGAATAACGGCCACCACGACGTGTCTTCGGACTCTTCTTCCGCGTCTTCCTCTGCCTCCGCGTCGCAGTCCCACACTCAGCATCATAATAGCTTCGAGATTGGCGGCGGCGCCCTCGACGAAGCTAGGCTGCAGTATAAGGCCTCCATCGCGTCCCTGCGTTCAGTCCTCCTCGCGATTTCGAATGCGCAGAAG GTTAAATCGTCTGAATCAGTTTTGACGAGTTCAGGATCTGTGGCCGATCAAACAGAAATAGAGAAGCTTGAAGAGCAAGCCTCTATCTTAAGAACG GAACTTGCAGAGAAGAACAAGTATCTCAAGATTCTGATAGATCAGCTTCGTGGCCTTCTAGGCGATATATCCACGTGGCAAAGTCCCTGCACAGTATGA
- the LOC131024866 gene encoding uncharacterized protein LOC131024866, producing the protein MDKGKSVMGSGRRWAVGFTDNSASPSSRDIPDPPGFTRASQDQDDSAVSKQKKDAEANWKAQKAWEVAQAPFKNLMMMGFMMWMAGSTVHLFSIGITFSALLQPVNALRGVGKMFEPYKDNKVDLLAPKLVFIALNVAALGLGIWKLNTLGLLPTHLSDWVSSLPPPQEVEYSGGGIPLH; encoded by the exons ATGGACAAGGGAAAATCAGTGATGGGTTCGGGCCGGCGATGGGCCGTCGGATTCACGGACAATTCGGCGTCCCCTTCATCGCGTGATATTCCTGATCCGCCCGGCTTCACGCGGGCTTCCCAAGATCAG GATGATTCGGCTGTGAGCAAGCAGAAGAAGGATGCTGAGGCAAATTGGAAAGCCCAG AAAGCATGGGAGGTCGCACAAGCACCCTTTAAGAATTTGATGATGATGGGATTCATGATGTGGATGGCTGGAAGCACAGTTCATCTATTTAGCATTGGCATAACATTTTCGGCTCTTCTACAGCCAGTCAACGCACTTCGGGGGGTTGGGAAAA TGTTTGAGCCTTACAAGGACAACAAAGTCGACCTTCTAGCACCTAAATTAGTATTCATTGCCCTTAATGTGGCAGCGTTAGGGCTGGGCATCTGGAAG CTTAACACACTCGGTCTTCTTCCAACTCATTTATCAGATTGGGTTTCGTCCTTGCCTCCACCACAG GAGGTCGAGTACTCCGGTGGAGGTATCCCGCTTCACTAG
- the LOC131024872 gene encoding enhancer of rudimentary homolog produces MSNRHTIILMQTSQYRATRTFMDYDSISQAMDGICGLYERKLKELNPAIRNITYDISDLYNFIDGLADLSALVYDHSIQAYLPYDRQWIKQKTLQHLKKLAQ; encoded by the exons ATG TCTAATAGGCATACTATTATTCTGATGCAAACATCCCAATACAGAGCAACCCGCACGTTCATGGACTATGACTCAATCAGCCAAGCAATGGATG GAATATGTGGGCTATATGAACGAAAACTGAAAGAGCTAAATCCAGCCATAAGAAACATCACATATGATATCTCAGATCTGTACAATTTCATTGACGGCCTTGCTGATTTGAGTGCATTAGT CTACGACCACTCAATTCAGGCTTACCTTCCATACGATCGACAATGGATCAAGCAGAAAACGTTGCAGCACTTGAAGAAATTGGCTCAGTGA
- the LOC131024865 gene encoding uncharacterized protein LOC131024865: protein MSSSSCSCYRPMNLYSVKFVAPSKKVVFVMPRRIGVRASMVESYGSSNFVNRMERAWLISQQPTPVACSSCDSKGHVECKWCSGTGFFIIGDNMLCQVPSRNTTCVICTGKGSACCADCKGTGFRAKWLGEPPLTK from the exons atgtcgAGCAGTAGCTGCTCTTGTTATAGACCCATGAATTTATATTCGGTGAAATTTGTTGCGCCGTCGAAAAAAGTGGTATTTGTTATGCCGAGGAGGATTGGTGTGAGAGCTTCAATGGTGGAATCATATGGGAGCTCTAATTTCGTGAACCGCATGGAACGTGCGTGGTTGATTTCTCAG CAACCAACGCCTGTTGCTTGTTCTTCATGCGACTCAAAGGGGCACGTTGAATGCAAATGGTGCAGTGGAACGGGGTTCTTCATCATCGGTGACAACATGCTGTGCCAAGTTCCTTCAAGAAACACTACATGCGTCATCTGCACCGGAAAG GGTTCTGCATGCTGCGCAGATTGTAAAGGGACGGGCTTTCGTGCAAAGTGGCTGGGAGAGCCTCCTCTAACCAAGTAG
- the LOC131024869 gene encoding ubiquitin C-terminal hydrolase 22-like has protein sequence MSSRNSSFTIPRPCKHLVDYKMKHGLKGYNSIQDLLKFSPYGRIMIDKSDPRCSFCSGCCGRLFMCLICSSVTCCINQESNHALLHCESVCGHEIGVDMERAELYCSVCCDQVYDIEFDRVVMCKKMLGLSRNGSDGAVESGQLRLSKRRRLDFGADLGSESVKRSVLRSKQRSKSCLPLGLRGLNNLGNTCFMNSVLQALLHAPPFRNYFLSDRHSHERCRKTSADRLCLPCDVDVIFDAVFSGDRTPYSPAKFLYSWWQHSENLASYEQQDAHEFFISMLDRIHDKLGKSSLANKENGDCQCIAHRVFSGLLRSDVTCTSCGFTSSTYDPCVDISLDLNTGASFATDFSSRSSKLNETLAAPTLAGCFDLFTRPERLGSDQKLYCENCHEKQDALKQMSLKKLPLVLCLHIKRFEHSPIRKMSRKIDRHLQFPFSLDMRPYLSSSIVKKRFGNRMFSLEGEEAADVSTEFEVFAVVTHSGMLESGHYVTYLRLRNQWYKCDDAWITEVDEEVVRTSQCYLMFYVQKVFYHKGSDDLGCQPVSPLPDAFVPIAGCC, from the exons ATGTCATCAAGAAACTCTTCCTTCACAATCCCTAGGCCTTGCAAGCATCTTGTGGATTACAAGATGAAGCACGGATTAAAGGGTTACAATTCGATCCAAGATTTGTTGAAGTTCAGCCCATATGGTAGAATAATGATTGATAAATCAGATCCCAGATGCAGTTTCTGCTCTGGTTGCTGTGGCAGATTGTTTATGTGTTTGATCTGCTCCTCAGTTACATGCTGCATAAATCAAGAATCAAATCATGCCCTTTTGCATTGTGAATCTGTTTGTGGTCATGAGATTGGTGTTGATATGGAGAGGGCTGAGTTGTATTGCTCTGTGTGCTGTGATCAGGTCTATGATATTGAATTTGATAGAGTTGTGATGTGCAAGAAAATGTTGGGGTTGTCTAGAAATGGGAGTGATGGGGCTGTGGAGAGTGGTCAGCTGAGGCTGAGCAAGAGGAGGAGGTTGGATTTTGGGGCTGATTTGGGGTCGGAGAGTGTTAAAAGATCGGTGTTGAGGAGTAAGCAGAGGTCGAAATCGTGCCTCCCGTTGGGGTTGAGGGGGTTGAACAATCTTGGGAACACTTGCTTCATGAACTCTGTGTTGCAGGCATTGCTTCATGCTCCCCCTTTTAGGAACTACTTTCTTAGTGATAGGCATAGCCATGAGAGGTGTAGGAAGACCTCTGCTGATAGGCTGTGCTTGCCCTGTGATGTggatgtcatttttgatgctgTTTTCTCCGGTGATCGGACGCCTTACAGTCCTGCTAAGTTTCTTTACAG CTGGTGGCAGCATTCGGAGAATCTTGCTAGCTACGAGCAGCAAGACGCGCACGAGTTCTTTATCTCAATGCTAGATAGGATCCATGACAAGTTGGGGAAATCTAGTCTTGCAAATAAAG AAAATGGGGATTGCCAGTGTATTGCTCACAGGGTTTTCTCAGGGCTTCTGAGATCGGATGTCACGTGTACATCCTGTGGGTTCACATCTTCGACTTATGATCCGTGCGTGGACATCTCTCTCGACTTGAACACGGGCGCCTCTTTTGCAACGGATTTCAGCAGCCGGTCAAGCAAGCTGAACGAGACCTTAGCAGCTCCCACGCTTGCAGGCTGCTTCGACCTGTTCACGAGGCCGGAGAGGTTGGGATCGGACCAGAAACTCTACTGCGAGAACTGCCATGAAAAGCAGGACGCGCTGAAGCAGATGTCTCTGAAGAAGCTCCCGCTGGTCCTATGCCTGCACATCAAGCGTTTCGAGCACTCGCCAATCCGGAAGATGTCGAGAAAGATCGACCGCCATCTGCAGTTCCCCTTCTCCTTGGACATGAGGCCTTATCTATCCTCTTCCATAGTGAAGAAAAGATTTGGGAATAGAATGTTTTCTTTGGAGGGAGAGGAAGCTGCAGATGTTTCGACTGAGTTTGAGGTTTTTGCAGTGGTGACTCATTCTGGGATGTTGGAATCTGGGCATTACGTGACGTATCTGCGTCTGAGAAACCAGTGGTATAAATGTGATGATGCTTGGATTACAGAGGTTGATGAAGAGGTGGTCAGAACCTCACAGTGCTACCTGATGTTCTACGTGCAGAAGGTGTTTTACCACAAAGGGAGCGACGACCTCGGCTGCCAGCCGGTGTCGCCACTGCCGGATGCCTTCGTCCCTATAGCCGGCTGTTGCTAG
- the LOC131024868 gene encoding probable steroid-binding protein 3 translates to MQRTKAHPLNTLTRHQYYTHSLSLNPNFSKGKSMELTPKQLEAYDGSDPSKPIYVAVRGNIYDVTTGKSFYGPGGAYAVFAGKDASRALAKMSKDESDVVPNLDGLTEKEIGVLVDWEKKFQDKYRVVGTVTNN, encoded by the coding sequence ATGCAAAGGACCAAAGCCCATCCCTTGAACACCCTCACCAGACACCAATActacacacactctctctctcttaatccGAATTTCTCCAAGGGAAAATCAATGGAGCTCACTCCCAAGCAGCTGGAAGCCTACGATGGCTCCGATCCGTCGAAGCCCATCTATGTGGCCGTTCGCGGCAACATCTACGACGTCACCACCGGCAAGTCCTTCTACGGCCCCGGCGGCGCCTACGCCGTCTTCGCCGGCAAGGACGCCAGCCGCGCCCTCGCCAAGATGAGCAAGGACGAGAGCGACGTCGTTCCTAACCTCGACGGCCTCACCGAAAAGGAGATCGGCGTTCTCGTTGACTGGGAGAAGAAGTTCCAGGACAAGTATCGTGTCGTTGGCACCGTTACCAATAATTAG
- the LOC131024870 gene encoding mediator of RNA polymerase II transcription subunit 30-like isoform X1, which produces MEEKHSTMSSSPTSSNYSHKTTQELAVEGQKHLEETIQSAFLILSAMNDELCNAALWSNTSSSASAALPGGTNPGGGPASMNNGHHDVSSDSSSASSSASASQSHTQHHNSFEIGGGALDEARLQYKASIASLRSVLLAISNAQKQVKSSESVLTSSGSVADQTEIEKLEEQASILRTELAEKNKYLKILIDQLRGLLGDISTWQSPCTV; this is translated from the exons ATGGAAGAGAAGCACTCAACGATGAGTTCCTCCCCAACATCAAGCAATTACTCTCACAAGACCACTCAAGAGCTCGCCGTCGAAGGCCAGAAGCACCTCGAGGAGACGATCCAATCCGCCTTCTTAATCCTCTCCGCCATGAACGACGAGCTCTGCAACGCTGCGCTTTGGTCCAACACATCgtcctccgcctccgccgcaCTTCCTGGCGGCACTAATCCCGGCGGTGGTCCCGCTAGCATGAATAACGGCCACCACGACGTGTCTTCGGACTCTTCTTCCGCGTCTTCCTCTGCCTCCGCGTCGCAGTCCCACACTCAGCATCATAATAGCTTCGAGATTGGCGGCGGCGCCCTCGACGAAGCTAGGCTGCAGTATAAGGCCTCCATCGCGTCCCTGCGTTCAGTCCTCCTCGCGATTTCGAATGCGCAGAAG CAGGTTAAATCGTCTGAATCAGTTTTGACGAGTTCAGGATCTGTGGCCGATCAAACAGAAATAGAGAAGCTTGAAGAGCAAGCCTCTATCTTAAGAACG GAACTTGCAGAGAAGAACAAGTATCTCAAGATTCTGATAGATCAGCTTCGTGGCCTTCTAGGCGATATATCCACGTGGCAAAGTCCCTGCACAGTATGA
- the LOC131024870 gene encoding mediator of RNA polymerase II transcription subunit 30-like isoform X3: MEEKHSTMSSSPTSSNYSHKTTQELAVEGQKHLEETIQSAFLILSAMNDELCNAALWSNTSSSASAALPGGTNPGGGPASMNNGHHDVSSDSSSASSSASASQSHTQHHNSFEIGGGALDEARLQYKASIASLRSVLLAISNAQKELAEKNKYLKILIDQLRGLLGDISTWQSPCTV, encoded by the exons ATGGAAGAGAAGCACTCAACGATGAGTTCCTCCCCAACATCAAGCAATTACTCTCACAAGACCACTCAAGAGCTCGCCGTCGAAGGCCAGAAGCACCTCGAGGAGACGATCCAATCCGCCTTCTTAATCCTCTCCGCCATGAACGACGAGCTCTGCAACGCTGCGCTTTGGTCCAACACATCgtcctccgcctccgccgcaCTTCCTGGCGGCACTAATCCCGGCGGTGGTCCCGCTAGCATGAATAACGGCCACCACGACGTGTCTTCGGACTCTTCTTCCGCGTCTTCCTCTGCCTCCGCGTCGCAGTCCCACACTCAGCATCATAATAGCTTCGAGATTGGCGGCGGCGCCCTCGACGAAGCTAGGCTGCAGTATAAGGCCTCCATCGCGTCCCTGCGTTCAGTCCTCCTCGCGATTTCGAATGCGCAGAAG GAACTTGCAGAGAAGAACAAGTATCTCAAGATTCTGATAGATCAGCTTCGTGGCCTTCTAGGCGATATATCCACGTGGCAAAGTCCCTGCACAGTATGA